The following DNA comes from Halalkaliarchaeum sp. AArc-CO.
TACGCGCGGACGCGGGCGGCATCGTCGATATGCACGCTTCGCGGGGCGAACTCGTTCGCGAGGGCGACGTGATCGCGACGATCACGAACCCGTTCAAGGCCGACGACGTCGCCATCGAAGCGCCGTTCACTGGGGTGTTGGTCGGCGTACTCGAAAATCCGGTCGTCTACCCCGGGAACCCCCTGTGTCACCTCGTCGAGCTCGAGCCGGAGGTTCGGCGAGTGCTCGAATCCGGAGCGTGAGTGTCCGTCGCCGTCGGTTCGTATTTTCCCCTCCGAGTTTCCGTTCCCTGCCGCCGACTACGTAACTACTATACCCCCCCGCGACGGACTGCCAAACGTTATGAGTCAGTCGTACAACAGGGGCGTGATCGAGGACTTCAGCCGCTGGCGGGAGTTCTCGGCGGGGATGTGGGCCTGGATCTTCCACAAGTTCACCGGCTGGGTGCTCGTGGGATACCTGTTTACCCACATTGCCGTGCTCAGTACGGCGATTCCCGCGGCGAGTCAGGATCCGTCGGTGATCGCAGCCGGAAACGACATCTACACGCAGACGATCGTGACGCTCGAAGAGTTGTTACTCGTGCGCGTGCTCGAGGTCGGGTTGCTCGCAGTCGCCGTGTTCCACATCCTCAACGGGACGCGGCTGCTGTTCATCGATCTGGGGATCGGCCTGGAGTCACAGGATAAGAGCTTCTACGCGTCGTTGATACTGACTGGTGCAATCACCGTCGCATCCGTTCCGACGTTCATCGCGGGGGCGTTCTGAGATGGCACAGCAGTACTCCTCCTTTAGACACGGCGGGACGATGTGGCTGCTCCAGCGGATCACGGCGGCGTTTTTGATCGTCGTGCTGGCGTTCCACTTCTTTTTGCTGCACTTCGTCCATCACGCCGACGAGGTGTCGTTCCTCGCGACGGCGGGACGGATGGAACAGTGGAGCTACTACTCGCTCATGGTGTTGTTTTTGATCACGGCGACGTTCCATGGGGTAAACGGCGTGTACAATGCGCTAATAAATCAGGGACTCTCGGGGACCAAGCGCACCGCGGTGAAGTGGATCCTCGTCGTCGCCAGCCTTGTCGTGATCGTCCAGGGGATCCGGACCGCCAACGCCTGGGCAGGAATCGGGGTGTTTTGAACCATGAGTACTGACGCAACTGAAACTACGGACGCGGAGACGGCAGCCGAAACGGAGACGGAAACCGACGCGACGGCAGACTCCGAGGTGGCGACCGACGCGAAACCGGAGGCTCCCTCGCCGGGCGAACAGAGACGACAGGCGAAACAAGAGCGTGCAGCCGACCGCGAGGCGGCAGCCGACCGCGAGGCCGAGGACATCGCAGCGTCGGCCGACAACACTGTTCACCTGCGCGTGTTCAGGTACGACCCCGATGTCGAGGGGAAGACGGAACCGTACTTCGACGATTTTCACGTCCCGTTCACGAAGGGGATGACCGTCCTGGACGCGCTGATCTGGGCACGCGACAACTACGACCCCTCCCTCACCTTCCGGCACTCCTGCCGGCAGGCGATCTGTGGGTCGGACGCGCTGTTCGTCAACGGGAGACAGCGGCTCGCCTGCAAGACGCAGATCAGCGACATGAGCGAACCCGTCATGGTCGAGCCGCTCCCGCACTCGGAGGTCGAAAAGGATCTGGTCGTCGACATGGAGCACTTCTACGACCAGATGGAGGCGGTCGAGCCGTACTTCCAGACGAACGAACTCCCCGAGGACGAACTCGAAGAGCAGCGACAGTCCCGGGAGAACCGCGAGACGATCAAGATGTCCACCCGGTGTATCTGGTGTAGTGCGTGTATGTCCTCGTGCAACATCGCCGCCGGGAACAACGAGTATCTCGGACCGGCCGCGCTCAACAAGGCGTATCGGTTCGCCATGGACGAGCGGGAGGGCGAGGACATGAAACAGCACCGGCTGGAGATCATCGAAGAGGAGAACGGCGTCTGGCGGTGTCAGACCCAGTTCTCCTGTACGGAGGTGTGTCCGAAGGACATCCCGCTCACCGAGCACATCCAGGCGCTCAAGCGCGAAGCGGTGAAACACAACCTGAAGTTCTGGTGACCCCAGACGCGAGAAGACATTCAGATCCAATCCATGTACGAATACGACGTTATCGTGGTCGGCGCGGGCGGTGCCGGTCTCCGCGCGGCGATCGCGGCACAGGAGGCAGGGGCCGACGTGGCCATCGTCACGAAGCTCCATCCGGTCCGGTCTCACACCGGTGCGGCGGAAGGCGGCGTCAACGCCGCCCTCCATCCGGACGACTCGGTGGAGGATCACGCCTACGAGACGATGAAGGGATCGGACTACCTCGCCGATGCCCCCGCGGTCGAAACCTTCGCCGAGAACATCCCGCGGGAGGTGGTCCAGCTCGAACGGTGGGGAATGGCCTTTTCCCGCGAGGAGGACGGTCGGATCTCCCAGCGACCGTTCGGCGGAATGGCGTTCCCGCGGACCGCCTACGCCGGGGCGGAAACCGGCCACCACCTGCTCCACACGATGTACGAGCAGGTCGTGAAACGCGGCATCACGGTCTTCGACGAGTGGTACGTAACCAAGCTCGTCGTGACCGACGAGGACGATCCTGCCGATCGGACGTGTCACGGCGCGGTCGCGATCGACATCGCGACCGGCGAGATCGCGGGCTTTCACGCCCGGAACGGTGTGATACTGGCGACCGGGGGCGCCGGACAGGTGTTCGAACACACCACGAACGCGATCTCCAACTCGGCTGACGGGATGGCAATGGCGTACCGTGCGGGGGTGCCGCTGGAGGACATGGAGTTCATCCAGTTCCACCCGACGACGCTCCCCTCGACGGGTGTCCTCATCACGGAGGGCGTTCGGGGGGAAGGCGGAATCCTCTACAATGCGGAGGGGGAGCGGTTCATGTTCGAGCACGGCTACGCGAACAACGCCGGGGAGTTGGCCTCCCGGGACGTGGTCTCGCGGGCGGAGCTCACCGAAGTGAACGAGGGACGGGGGATCGAAGACGAGTACGTCCATCTCGACATGCGCCACCTCGGCGAGGAGCGGATCATCGATCGACTGGAGAACATCGTTCACCTCGCGGAGGACTTCGAGGGCGTCGACGCGCTCGAAGAGCCCATGCCCGTAAAGCCGGGCTGTCACTACACGATGGGCGGGATCGAGACCGACGAAAACGGCCAGACCAGAGTCGATGGGCTGTACGCCGCCGGCGAGTGCGCCTGCGTCTCGATGCACGGCGCGAATCGCCTCGGCGGGAACTCGCTCGCGGAACTACTCGTGTTCGGGGAGCGTGCCGGTCGAGACGCGGCCGGCGACGAGATCGAGGAGCCGGAGATCCCGACCGGCTGGACCGACAACGCCGAGGAGGCCGACTTCGTGCCGCCGGTCGAACTCGGGGCCGCCGGCGTCGAGCCCGCCGCGGTCGCGGACGGCGGCGCGATGGCCGCCTCGCCGGTCGAACTCGTCGAGAACGCGGTGGAGTCAGAACGCGCGTGGGTCGATCAGTTGCTCGAACGCGACGACGGCGTCAATCACGCCCAGATCCGGGCGAGAGTCCAGGATACGATGGGCCAGCACGTCAACGTGTTCCGCGAGGAGAAGGGACTCGAGCAGGCGGTTCGTGACGTCCAGGAGGCACGGAAGCTGTATCGGGAGGTGCACGTGGAGGACCCCTCGCGGACGTTCAACACCGACCTGATCCAGGCGCTGGAGACGCGCAACGTCATCGACGTTGCGGAAACGATCGCAGTCGGTGCGCTGGCGCGCGAGGAGTTCCGGGGGGCCCACTGGCGCGAGAAGCACCAGCGGCGCAAGGACGACGAGTGGCTCAAACACACGTTCGTCTCGTGGAACGACGGGGAGCCGCAGCTGTGGTACCGGCCGGTACTCCTCGAGGGCGAGATGCAAAACTACGAGCCGAAAGAGCGAAGCTACTGAACTGTCGCCGGCGGTTGTGAGTTCTCGCGGTTGCCGTTTTCTCGTGTTCGATTGGATCGAGCAGTACAATTAGGTCGCTGTAGTTCCAATACGGAGAGGAGATAAATGTACGAGTACGACGTCATCGTGGTCGGCGCGGGCGGCGCCGGCCTCAGAGCGGCGATCGCGGCACAGGAGGCAGGGGCCGACGTGGCCATCGTCACGAAGCTCCATCCGGTCCGGTCCCACACCGGCGCGGCGGAGGGCGGCATCAACGCCGCACTCAGGGAGGGCGACTCTTGGGAGGATCACGCCTACGACACGATGAAAGGCTCCGACTACCTCGGCGACGCCCCGGCCATCGAGACGCTGTGTAAGGACAGTCCAGAGGAGACCGTCCAGCTGGAACACTGGGGAATGGCGTTCTCCCGCGACGACGACGGTCGGATGAGCCAACGGCCGTTCGGCGGGCTGTCGTTCCCACGGACCACCTACGCCGGTGCGGAAACCGGCCACCAGCTGCTTCACACGCTGTACGAGCAGCTCGTGAAGCGCGGCGTCGAGGTGTACGACGAGTGGCACGCCACGCGGCTCGCGGTTTCCGACGAGGAACAGCCGGAGGATCGGACGTGTCACGGCGTCGTCGCCTACGACGTCAAAACCGGAGAGATCTCGGGGTTCAAGGCGAACGACGGCGTGATACTGGCGACCGGTGGTCCCGGCCAGGTGTACGATCACACCACGAACGCGGTCGCCTGCACCGGTGACGGCACCGCAATGGCGTACCGTGCGGGGGTTCCGCTGGAGGACATGGAGTTCATCCAGTTCCACCCGACGACGCTCCCCTCGACGGGTGTCCTCATCACGGAGGGCGTTCGGGGGGAAGGCGGAATCCTCTACAATGCGGAGGGGGAGCGGTTCATGTTCGAGCACGGCTACGCGAACAACGCCGGGGAGTTGGCCTCCCGGGACGTGGTCTCGCGGGCGGAACTCACCGAAGTGAACGAAGGGCGAGGAATCGAAGACGAGTACGTCCATCTCGACATGCGCCACCTCGGCGAGGACCGGATCATCGACCGCCTGGAGAACATCGTTCACCTCGCGGAGGACTTCGAAGGCGTCGATCCTCTCGAGGAGCCGATGCCCGTAAAGCCCGGACAACACTTCGCGATGGGCGGGATCGAGACCGACGAGAACGGCCAGACGTGCATCGAGGGCCTGTACGCGGCCGGCGAGTGTGCGTGTGCGTCGGTTCACGGCGCCAACCGTCTGGGCGGGAACGCGCTGCCTGAGTTGACCGTCTTCGGCAAGCGGGCGGGCCACCACGCTGGAGGCAAAGAAATCGAGGAGGCGAAAATCGAGACGGGCAAACGCGGCGAGTACGAATCCGGTGGGATAGAAACGCCCGTAGAACTCGGCGAGGTCGACAGCTCCGGCGAACCTGTCGCTTCCGACGGTGGAACATCGGAAGACGGCAGTGGTGCGGAGGGGGGAGAGATCGTCGAACGCGCGGTCGAAGACGAACGAGAGCACGTCGAGATGCTGCTGGATCGCGACGACGGCGTCCACCACGCGGAGATACGGTCCGAACTCCAGGAGTCGATGACCCAGTACGTCAACGTGTTCCGCGAGGAGGGGGGGCTCGAACAGGCACTCCGGGACATCCGACGCGCACGCGAGCGGTACCAGGACGTCGCCGTGGCGGATCCCTCGCGGACGTTCAACACCGACCTGCTTCAGACGATCGAAACCCGGAACCTACTGGATCTGGCGGAGGCAATCACCATCGGTGCGCTGGCGCGCGAGGAGTTCCGGGGGGCCCACTGGCGGAAGGAACACCAACGGCGAAAGGACGACGAGTGGCTCAAACACACCATGCTCTCGTGGAACGACGGCGATCCGGAGCTGTGGTTCCGGCCGGTCGTTCTCGAGGGTGAAGAGAAGACCTACGAACCGAAGACGCGCAGCTACTGATCCGCGTTTCGGTCGTAGTTCCGCCCGCGGACGCGACCTCCCGCAAGCAACGTTTTCGGGAAGCAGGGGATTCATAACGATCGTTTTGTGGTAATTCATAGCAAGCCCTTTTACCTCGCCCTTGTAAGTTCAGGATACTCGGCCCGAACGGGCCGCGGCCAAAACTATGACTGAAAGTGAACTCATCTGGCGGATTTCCGGCGGTTCGGGGGACGGTATCGCCTCGACTAGCCAGAACTTCGCCAAGGCGTTGATGCGTTCGGGACTGCACGTGTTTACGCACCGCCACTACCCCTCGCGGATCCGCGGTGGCCACACGTACACGGAGATCCGGGCGTCGGACGAACCCGTCAAGTCACGGGGTGACGGGTACAACTTCCTGCTCGCGCTGGGGGACTCCTTCGCCCGGAACCCACAGGAGGACGCCTACTACGGCAACGAGGAGCTCAAACCGCTCTCGGAGAACCTCGATGAACTCCGAGAGGGGGGCGTGATCGTCTACGATTCGGGGCTGCTCGACGCAGACGAGATCGAGGGCTTCGACCGACGAGTCGAGGAGAACGACTGGCACGTCTATCCGATCGACCTCCGCGGGATGGCTCGCGAGCAGGGGCGTGAGGTCATGCGGAACACGGCCGGCGTCGGTGTGACGTGTGCGCTGATCGGGATGGATCTGGAGTACATCCAGGACCTCATGCGCGAGGCGATGCCCGACAAGATCCTGGAGCCGAATCTCGAGATCCTCCAGACGGCGTACGAGCAGGTCCAGGAGGAGCACGATCCGGACGCCCACGACGTTCGGATCCCGTCCGGGGAACACGACGAACCGCAGCTCCTGATGTCGGGATCGGACGCGATCTCCTACGGCGCGATCGACGAAGGCTGCCGGTTCATCTCGGGGTATCCGATGACGCCGTGGACGGAGGTGTTCACCATTATGACACAGGCCCTGTCGGGGCTCGGAGGAATCTCCGAGCAGGTCGAAGACGAGATCGCGGCGGCGGCGCTGGCGCTCGGGGCGTCCCACGCCGGCGTCAAGGCGATGTCCGGCTCCTCCGGCGGCGGATTCGCGTTGATGTCCGAGCCGCTCGGGCTGGCGGAGATGACCGAGACGCCCGTGGTGTTCGTCGAGGCGATGCGTGCCGGTCCGTCCACAGGAATGCCGACGAAGACCGAACAGGGCGACCTCGAACACGTCCTGTACACTTCTCAGGGTGACACCCACCGGGTGGTGTTCGCTCCGGGAACCGTCGAGGAGGCGTACGACCAGACCCGCACGGCGTTCCGGATCGCCTACGAGTACCAGATTCCGGCGATCGTCCTGTACGACCAGAAGCTCGGCGGGGAGCTGATAAGCGTCCCCGAGAGCACGTTCGACCGGGAGCCGAACCCGGACCTGGGATCGGTGCTCACGGAAGAAGAGCTCGTGGACGCGCCGCACAACGCCGCCGGCAAGTACGAGCGGTTCCAGCACGACGTCGAGGACGGCGTGAGCCCGCGCTCGTTGCCCGGCCAGAAGGGTGGTCGATTCCTCGCGACGGGCAACGAACACGAGCCGTCGGGGCACATAAGCGAGAGTCCCGAAAACCGGGTTGCGCAGGTCGACCGGCGGAGCCAGAAGGTCGAGGCGATCCGGGCGGAGCTCGACGACGAGGGCAACCAGACGCCGCACGGGCCCGAGGACGCCGAGTACGGCATCCTCACGTGGGGCAGCCAGCAGGGAACTGTCGAGGAGGCGGTCGACGAACTGAACGCTGCCGGCCATTCGGTGAAGTCGCTCGGAGTCTCCGACCTCACGCCGTATCCGGTCGCGGAGGTCGAGGCGTTCGTCGAAAGCGTCGAGGAAGTGCTCGTCGTGGAGATGAACGCGTCGGCACAGTTCCGCGGGCTCACCCAGAAGGAGCTGGGTCGCTACGGGGAGAAGCTGTCGAGCCTGCTGAAGTACAACGGCAACCCGTTCGAGCCGGCCGACATCGTCGAGGGGTTCGAGTCGACGATGATCGACGGCAACGACGACGTGCCGGGCATTGAAACCACGTTCGTACCAGCGGCGGGTGATTAACTATGAGTGCATTCAACGCGATCGGCGAGGAACGCGAGATCGATCGAGAGGAGTTCACGCCCGGAATCGAACCGCAGCCGACATGGTGTCCCGGCTGTGGCGACTTCGGCGTACTGAAGGCGCTGAAACAGGCGCTTCCCGAGGTCGGGCGGACGCCCGAGGAGACGCTTCTGGTGACTGGAATCGGCTGTTCGGGCAAGCTCAACAGCTATCTCGACAGCTACGGCTTCCACACCATCCACGGTCGGTCGCTGCCGGTCGCCCGCGCAGCGAAGCTTGCAAACCCCGGACTCGAGGTCATCGCTGCCGGCGGCGACGGCGACGGCTACGGGATCGGCGGGAACCACTTCATGCACACCGCCCGGGAGAACCACGACATGACCTACGTCGTGTTCAACAACGAGATCTTCGGCCTCACGAAGGGGCAGACGTCCCCGACGAGCCCGAAGGGACACAAGTCCAAAACACAGCCCCACGGCAGTGCGAAGGATCCCATCCGACCGCTGTCGCTGGCGTTGACCTCCGGGGCGTCGTACGTCGCCCGGACCGCCGCAGTGAACCCGAACCAGGCGAAGGAAATCCTCACGGAGGCGATTCAGCACGACGGCTTCGCTCACGTCGATTTCCTCACGCAGTGTCCGACCTGGAACAAGGACGCTCGCCAGTACGTCCCGTACACGGACGTGCAGGACTCCGACGACTACGACTTCGACGTCCACGATCGCGTCGAGGCCCAGGAGGCGATGCGCACCGCCGAGGAAGCGCTGTACGAGGGGGAAGTGCTCACTGGTCGGTTCTACGTCGACGAGGGGCGCCCCTCCTACCAGGAGGAGAAACAGCGCATCGGCGAGATGCCCGAGACGCCGCTTGCAGAGCGGTACTTCGACGACGACTACGAGTGGGAACGCGCCTACGACGAGTTCATCGACAAACACCGGTAGGCTGACCGCCGCCGGACGAACCGACCTGCGGCCGCCGTTCTCTCTTTTCGACGGTATAAATCACAGACTGGGGCGCCTTTTTCGGCCGACCAAATTCTGTGTTGGCGGAGAGGAAGGGTGTGATCAACTGTTCGACAAACGATTTTGTAATTCGGAAGGTATTTTTTCTATCCGGCCAAAACACGTGACATGAGCGCTGCCCCGACGGAGGATCGGATCCTCGAAGCTCTCGAGGAGGACGCCCAGGCGTCGTACGCGGAGATCGCACAGCAGGCCGGGGTTTCGAAACCCACCGTCCGGAAGTACATCCGCAAGCTGGAGGAGGAGGGGGTCATCGTCGGTTACTCCGCAGAGGTCGACCCGAAGAAGCTCTCCTCGCAGTCGATCGCGATGGTCGGAATGGACGTCGACAGCGGGCGGTACGTCGAGGCCACCCGGAAGCTCAAGCAGCTCGACGCCGTCGAATCGCTGTACACGTCCTCCGGGGACCACATGCTGATGGCGGAGGTCCGGGCCGGAAACGGCGACGAGCTCGGGGACGTCATCGCCGAGGAGATACTGGGGATCGAGGGAATCACGGCGGCCCATCCCTCGTTCCTCCAGGAGCGGCTGAAGTGAGCCACTGTCGGTTCGAACGGGGGCCAACTGTCGGTTCCACCGATTCCATCGATTCCATCAGTTCCTTTTTTCGGCTTCACCGACAGGTTAGGCGGAGCAATTACTAAGGCCGATGGGCAGAGACATTGCAACTATGGGGGGTGTCGACACGGGGACGCGGATAGCGTTCACTGCCGATGGAGAGACGCTTCGCGTCCGAGATCTCATCGAGGGAAAGGAAATGGTCGTCGAAGCCGACCGGGAGATCGATCCAGTCCCGGCGCTTACCGACCTGTTCGTCTTTCCGGTCGACCGGGCAGTTTCATTCGAGACGGAATCGATTCATCTGCCATCACACTCGATGGTTCGAGTCCGCGATGGAGGCGGGGAATTCCTCGGAAACCTTTTGGAAACAGCGGAATACCCGACTGAAGATTATCTGTTCGATGTGACCGGGAACGTACGGACGTACATTCGTGTGGAGGATATAGCGTTTTCAGCTTCTGGGAGAAACGAGGACGACTCATTAACTGTCGAGTTTGAGGACCTGATAACGGTGACTGTCGGATCCCGCTCACTTCACACCCAACCGGAGGCAACACTCGTCGTGCCCGACGATCCGGCAGCGGCGATGGAGGCGATTTCACATCTCGGTTCGTCGATCAAGGAGTTTTCCGCCGAGCGATCCTGGCCGACGCTTCGGGGGCACCCACCGCGGTTCCGGCGCGGTGACACTCTCGAAATTCCTGACTCGATCCACCGGCCCGATACGGGAATCAGAATCGAGATTCCGCCGACGTTTTCGGACGTCTACCGAATCGCACCGCTTGCGTTTTACCTGGGGGCGACCGTCGAACCCGGCGATGATGCCGCACTTCACCTAGAGAACGGGTATACCGAACCGCTTCGATCCTCCGGGCGGACGCTTTCGGAGACGGTCGAAGAGCTACTGAAGCGATGTTTCCTCCTCGACTCGATCGTTCGAACCGAGGGTTACATTCCGTCATGTCGCTACGAATACGAGGAGCTGGGGCCGGATCTTTCGTTTTATCCACCAAACCTCTACGACGCCACGCTGTCGACGCAGTTGATCGAATATCTGGAGGTGGAGCGATCGGTACTGGAACCGTACTACCCCACGTGGAGCACGACAGCCGTCCTGCGGCCAGATCCGTCTGACGTCGAACTGCTCCCGTATCTGGCACACACGCTCTCGCCGATACGCGTGAGCGAGCACTTTGCCGACGGCAGCGACGAGGAGGGGAACGGCAGAACCGTCCCGTACGGTTGGCCCGGCGGACAAGTTCCAAATTTCACGGACGGGGAAACCGTTCCGTCACTGACGCCGGAAATGCTTCCTTCAACTGCTGCCATCTTGAACGTTCAGACGTACGAGAACGCGTTCGAGCTACCCCCAGCGACCCCCGGGGACGGTGCCGTCGCCCTCGTCACAGACTCACCGGACCGGAGTCAGCGCTGGCGAGAGCAATTGAGCTCCCTGACCGAAGGTACTGTCGGTCTCGGGAAAATTGACATCCTCCTTCGGCCAGAACGTGACAGCTTGCGAACGCTGTTTTCCGGGAGGTACGACGGGGTATACGTCGCACTCCCCTTGGAGGAAGACGAAATCGTCTGCGCTAACGGCGGTGTTAGCCTCGACCGGATTCGGGACGTCGATGCAAGATTCGTTGCCTTCGAAGCAGGCTCAATGGAAAACGCT
Coding sequences within:
- the sdhC gene encoding succinate dehydrogenase, cytochrome b556 subunit, translated to MSQSYNRGVIEDFSRWREFSAGMWAWIFHKFTGWVLVGYLFTHIAVLSTAIPAASQDPSVIAAGNDIYTQTIVTLEELLLVRVLEVGLLAVAVFHILNGTRLLFIDLGIGLESQDKSFYASLILTGAITVASVPTFIAGAF
- a CDS encoding succinate dehydrogenase produces the protein MAQQYSSFRHGGTMWLLQRITAAFLIVVLAFHFFLLHFVHHADEVSFLATAGRMEQWSYYSLMVLFLITATFHGVNGVYNALINQGLSGTKRTAVKWILVVASLVVIVQGIRTANAWAGIGVF
- a CDS encoding succinate dehydrogenase/fumarate reductase iron-sulfur subunit, with the protein product MSTDATETTDAETAAETETETDATADSEVATDAKPEAPSPGEQRRQAKQERAADREAAADREAEDIAASADNTVHLRVFRYDPDVEGKTEPYFDDFHVPFTKGMTVLDALIWARDNYDPSLTFRHSCRQAICGSDALFVNGRQRLACKTQISDMSEPVMVEPLPHSEVEKDLVVDMEHFYDQMEAVEPYFQTNELPEDELEEQRQSRENRETIKMSTRCIWCSACMSSCNIAAGNNEYLGPAALNKAYRFAMDEREGEDMKQHRLEIIEEENGVWRCQTQFSCTEVCPKDIPLTEHIQALKREAVKHNLKFW
- a CDS encoding FAD-binding protein, with the translated sequence MYEYDVIVVGAGGAGLRAAIAAQEAGADVAIVTKLHPVRSHTGAAEGGVNAALHPDDSVEDHAYETMKGSDYLADAPAVETFAENIPREVVQLERWGMAFSREEDGRISQRPFGGMAFPRTAYAGAETGHHLLHTMYEQVVKRGITVFDEWYVTKLVVTDEDDPADRTCHGAVAIDIATGEIAGFHARNGVILATGGAGQVFEHTTNAISNSADGMAMAYRAGVPLEDMEFIQFHPTTLPSTGVLITEGVRGEGGILYNAEGERFMFEHGYANNAGELASRDVVSRAELTEVNEGRGIEDEYVHLDMRHLGEERIIDRLENIVHLAEDFEGVDALEEPMPVKPGCHYTMGGIETDENGQTRVDGLYAAGECACVSMHGANRLGGNSLAELLVFGERAGRDAAGDEIEEPEIPTGWTDNAEEADFVPPVELGAAGVEPAAVADGGAMAASPVELVENAVESERAWVDQLLERDDGVNHAQIRARVQDTMGQHVNVFREEKGLEQAVRDVQEARKLYREVHVEDPSRTFNTDLIQALETRNVIDVAETIAVGALAREEFRGAHWREKHQRRKDDEWLKHTFVSWNDGEPQLWYRPVLLEGEMQNYEPKERSY
- a CDS encoding FAD-binding protein — encoded protein: MYEYDVIVVGAGGAGLRAAIAAQEAGADVAIVTKLHPVRSHTGAAEGGINAALREGDSWEDHAYDTMKGSDYLGDAPAIETLCKDSPEETVQLEHWGMAFSRDDDGRMSQRPFGGLSFPRTTYAGAETGHQLLHTLYEQLVKRGVEVYDEWHATRLAVSDEEQPEDRTCHGVVAYDVKTGEISGFKANDGVILATGGPGQVYDHTTNAVACTGDGTAMAYRAGVPLEDMEFIQFHPTTLPSTGVLITEGVRGEGGILYNAEGERFMFEHGYANNAGELASRDVVSRAELTEVNEGRGIEDEYVHLDMRHLGEDRIIDRLENIVHLAEDFEGVDPLEEPMPVKPGQHFAMGGIETDENGQTCIEGLYAAGECACASVHGANRLGGNALPELTVFGKRAGHHAGGKEIEEAKIETGKRGEYESGGIETPVELGEVDSSGEPVASDGGTSEDGSGAEGGEIVERAVEDEREHVEMLLDRDDGVHHAEIRSELQESMTQYVNVFREEGGLEQALRDIRRARERYQDVAVADPSRTFNTDLLQTIETRNLLDLAEAITIGALAREEFRGAHWRKEHQRRKDDEWLKHTMLSWNDGDPELWFRPVVLEGEEKTYEPKTRSY
- a CDS encoding 2-oxoacid:acceptor oxidoreductase subunit alpha, with translation MTESELIWRISGGSGDGIASTSQNFAKALMRSGLHVFTHRHYPSRIRGGHTYTEIRASDEPVKSRGDGYNFLLALGDSFARNPQEDAYYGNEELKPLSENLDELREGGVIVYDSGLLDADEIEGFDRRVEENDWHVYPIDLRGMAREQGREVMRNTAGVGVTCALIGMDLEYIQDLMREAMPDKILEPNLEILQTAYEQVQEEHDPDAHDVRIPSGEHDEPQLLMSGSDAISYGAIDEGCRFISGYPMTPWTEVFTIMTQALSGLGGISEQVEDEIAAAALALGASHAGVKAMSGSSGGGFALMSEPLGLAEMTETPVVFVEAMRAGPSTGMPTKTEQGDLEHVLYTSQGDTHRVVFAPGTVEEAYDQTRTAFRIAYEYQIPAIVLYDQKLGGELISVPESTFDREPNPDLGSVLTEEELVDAPHNAAGKYERFQHDVEDGVSPRSLPGQKGGRFLATGNEHEPSGHISESPENRVAQVDRRSQKVEAIRAELDDEGNQTPHGPEDAEYGILTWGSQQGTVEEAVDELNAAGHSVKSLGVSDLTPYPVAEVEAFVESVEEVLVVEMNASAQFRGLTQKELGRYGEKLSSLLKYNGNPFEPADIVEGFESTMIDGNDDVPGIETTFVPAAGD
- a CDS encoding thiamine pyrophosphate-dependent enzyme; its protein translation is MSAFNAIGEEREIDREEFTPGIEPQPTWCPGCGDFGVLKALKQALPEVGRTPEETLLVTGIGCSGKLNSYLDSYGFHTIHGRSLPVARAAKLANPGLEVIAAGGDGDGYGIGGNHFMHTARENHDMTYVVFNNEIFGLTKGQTSPTSPKGHKSKTQPHGSAKDPIRPLSLALTSGASYVARTAAVNPNQAKEILTEAIQHDGFAHVDFLTQCPTWNKDARQYVPYTDVQDSDDYDFDVHDRVEAQEAMRTAEEALYEGEVLTGRFYVDEGRPSYQEEKQRIGEMPETPLAERYFDDDYEWERAYDEFIDKHR
- the lrpA1 gene encoding HTH-type transcriptional regulator LrpA1 gives rise to the protein MSAAPTEDRILEALEEDAQASYAEIAQQAGVSKPTVRKYIRKLEEEGVIVGYSAEVDPKKLSSQSIAMVGMDVDSGRYVEATRKLKQLDAVESLYTSSGDHMLMAEVRAGNGDELGDVIAEEILGIEGITAAHPSFLQERLK